Proteins encoded within one genomic window of Terriglobus sp. TAA 43:
- a CDS encoding DUF1501 domain-containing protein, which yields MKQHPLCTDNEHELDVSRLALPAEVRREWASLQTRRHFLGRAGKVMGWAAMASLVGERALQTHASSPKTPAGAPGPDELKLPHFAPKAKRAIYLFMSGGPPQLDMWDYKPNLAAQYDKDIPDSVRGAQQVTGMTAGQARFPVAPSHWDFKRYGQTGTYVSDLLPYTSKLVDDLTIIKSTNTDAINHEPAIMLMNTGNMNAGKPCLGSWLSYGLGSMNDNLPTFLVLQTKLNPKQDNQPVSSRLWGSGFLSSEYAGVSLRSGGEPVLYIDNPDGVDSTTRRQMLDAVNQINRETYEEVGDPETNSRIAQYEMAYRMQTSVPELADLSKEPQTTWDLYGEEAKEPGTFAYNCLMARRMAERGVRFTQVYKRGWDVHGNVVGTLPTLCEEVDRGCYALVTDLKQRGLLDDTLVIWGGEFGRTVYSQGGLSRENYGRDHHPRCFTTWMTGGGVRPGISYGETDDYSYNVVKDPVPVRDFNATILHCLGIDHNKLTYKFQGLDQKLTGTTPANVVQGLLA from the coding sequence ATGAAACAGCATCCTCTCTGCACGGATAACGAACACGAACTGGACGTCTCGCGCCTTGCGCTTCCTGCAGAGGTTCGGCGAGAGTGGGCATCGCTACAGACACGCCGTCACTTCCTGGGCCGTGCCGGCAAGGTGATGGGATGGGCCGCCATGGCAAGCCTCGTTGGCGAACGTGCCTTACAAACACATGCGTCCAGCCCAAAGACACCCGCAGGCGCACCCGGCCCCGATGAACTGAAACTGCCGCATTTTGCACCCAAGGCCAAGCGCGCCATCTATCTGTTCATGTCCGGCGGCCCGCCACAGCTCGATATGTGGGATTACAAGCCGAATCTTGCTGCGCAGTATGACAAGGACATCCCCGATTCTGTTCGAGGAGCGCAGCAGGTGACCGGAATGACCGCAGGCCAGGCCCGTTTCCCCGTTGCACCTTCTCATTGGGATTTCAAGCGCTATGGTCAAACGGGAACCTATGTCAGCGATCTGTTGCCATACACCAGCAAGCTGGTGGACGACCTCACGATCATCAAGTCGACCAACACCGACGCCATCAATCATGAACCCGCAATCATGCTGATGAACACAGGCAACATGAATGCGGGCAAGCCGTGTCTGGGTTCATGGCTCTCCTATGGGCTTGGCAGCATGAACGATAATCTGCCGACCTTCCTTGTGCTCCAGACCAAGCTGAATCCCAAACAGGACAATCAGCCGGTATCGTCTCGCTTGTGGGGCAGTGGCTTTCTTTCGTCGGAGTACGCAGGCGTAAGTCTGCGCTCGGGGGGTGAGCCGGTTTTGTACATCGACAATCCCGATGGTGTTGATAGCACGACGCGCCGCCAAATGCTCGATGCTGTGAATCAGATTAATCGTGAGACATACGAAGAGGTCGGGGATCCGGAGACCAACTCGCGCATTGCTCAGTATGAGATGGCGTATCGCATGCAGACATCCGTGCCGGAATTGGCCGACCTGAGCAAGGAACCACAGACGACGTGGGACTTGTATGGCGAAGAGGCAAAGGAACCCGGTACGTTCGCATACAACTGCCTTATGGCGCGGCGCATGGCGGAGCGTGGTGTGCGCTTTACGCAGGTTTACAAGCGTGGCTGGGATGTACACGGCAACGTAGTGGGAACACTGCCGACGCTATGCGAAGAAGTGGATCGTGGCTGCTATGCGTTGGTGACCGACCTGAAGCAGCGTGGGCTCTTGGACGACACGCTGGTGATCTGGGGCGGCGAGTTTGGCCGCACGGTGTATAGCCAGGGTGGCTTGTCGCGCGAGAACTATGGTCGAGATCATCATCCGCGCTGTTTCACTACGTGGATGACTGGTGGCGGTGTGCGTCCCGGTATCTCCTACGGCGAGACAGACGATTACAGCTACAACGTTGTGAAAGACCCGGTGCCGGTGCGCGATTTCAATGCCACCATCCTTCATTGCCTTGGCATTGATCACAACAAGTTGACGTACAAGTTCCAGGGGCTCGATCAGAAGCTGACGGGAACCACACCCGCAAACGTGGTGCAGGGGCTTCTGGCATGA
- a CDS encoding DUF1553 domain-containing protein codes for MPQSAQGDAKPMKPEEIAVLKEWVKEGAIYRPHWAFEAPVKAQLPQVNNAAWAKNPIDHFVLASLQKQGLTPSPEADKRSLIRRVTLDLTGLLPDPKEVEAFVKDTSPDAYEHLVDSLLARPAYGEARTRYWLDYTRYADTYGIHFDNNRYISPYRDYLIRSFNLNKPYDQFAMEQIAGDMMSAKTLDAVIASAYVRSGISSNEGGAIPEELRVNIARERTEAYGAAFLGLTVGCAVCHDHKYDPTTQKDFYALSAFFNNMEELPFNGDAPNWAPVVRMPKPQNEAAYDRVWARRTELQSSMNQARADERSMVTAWLASQKDLPTPVSTDDMQLRLRLDEGGGKVLKNSAPHASPAEFSIGKNKPQWRENTFLWPDFRLDTTTRIGLGQTGDIEWNQPLSAGGWIMLRAAPSFRNAGGTLISKVDSNNHMRGWDLFVNRGVLNLQLADEGPTGLVVKDPAPVKAAQQAFHYDDPHPRPKPAPKKPDPKKADPKKMAAAPPPEEKKPGRAIRVAAVVPIPSDGSWKHILFTYDGSGKAAGIKLYVDGKSIATTVVVDNLRPNDKAQPPTIRTQAPMMIGWRYPEGNPAHDTRYQDLRLYKRALTPDEMALLPYEDYAAELVAKQTTHWNADQWHAMGEFYLNHVNADTMAKQAEIAKLDGELAKLSEGGELSMVSSEKPSIPYADVLTRGVYTARAERVAANTPHYLPALPANMLHNRLALAKWTVSPQNPLTARVTVNRMWYEVFGTGLVETTEDFGIMGGRPSHPELLDWLAVEFRESGWDMKHMYKLMVMSEAYRQSAVTRPDQLKRDPRNLLLAHGPRFRMDAEMLRDVALQSSGLLVNKIGGPSVKPYQPANVWEQVSHPRADTAKYEQDHGDALYRRSMYTYWKRMAVAPDMDAFDAPMRDGACTRRQRTDTPLQALVTMDDVQWVEASRALAQRVIKQGGRQPEQRIRFLSNILLARDPSPKTTAVLMASLDKMQKHYATDAKAATQLVSVGEMKRDTSISASELAAWTMVASEMLNLDETLTK; via the coding sequence ATGCCTCAGTCCGCGCAAGGCGACGCCAAGCCCATGAAGCCGGAAGAGATTGCTGTGCTGAAGGAGTGGGTGAAAGAAGGGGCGATCTACCGTCCGCATTGGGCTTTTGAGGCTCCAGTCAAAGCGCAACTGCCGCAAGTAAACAATGCGGCATGGGCCAAGAATCCCATCGACCACTTCGTCCTTGCGAGTCTCCAGAAGCAGGGGCTGACACCATCTCCCGAGGCGGACAAACGCTCTCTCATCCGTCGTGTCACGCTCGACCTGACCGGCCTGCTGCCCGACCCGAAAGAGGTCGAGGCGTTTGTGAAGGATACGTCGCCTGACGCGTATGAGCATTTGGTGGACAGCCTACTGGCGCGACCGGCCTACGGCGAGGCGCGCACGCGGTACTGGCTGGACTACACGCGCTATGCGGACACCTACGGGATTCACTTCGATAACAATCGCTATATCTCGCCGTATCGTGATTACCTGATCCGTTCCTTTAACTTGAACAAGCCCTATGACCAGTTTGCGATGGAGCAGATTGCCGGGGACATGATGTCGGCAAAGACGCTGGACGCGGTCATCGCCAGCGCCTATGTGCGCTCGGGTATCAGCAGTAATGAGGGGGGCGCGATTCCTGAAGAGTTGCGCGTGAACATTGCCCGCGAACGGACAGAAGCTTATGGTGCCGCGTTCCTTGGGCTCACCGTTGGCTGCGCCGTATGTCACGACCATAAGTACGACCCCACCACGCAGAAAGACTTCTATGCGTTGAGCGCTTTCTTCAACAATATGGAAGAGCTGCCTTTCAACGGCGACGCTCCGAATTGGGCTCCTGTGGTACGGATGCCGAAGCCGCAGAATGAAGCAGCATATGACCGCGTGTGGGCTCGGCGAACGGAGCTGCAGAGCAGCATGAATCAAGCTCGCGCAGATGAACGCAGCATGGTCACCGCGTGGCTTGCATCGCAGAAGGATCTGCCGACTCCTGTGTCGACGGATGACATGCAACTTCGCCTGCGCTTGGATGAGGGAGGTGGCAAGGTGCTTAAGAACTCGGCGCCTCATGCGAGCCCCGCAGAATTTTCCATTGGTAAAAACAAGCCGCAGTGGAGAGAGAACACATTCCTATGGCCTGACTTCCGCCTGGACACGACCACTCGCATAGGCCTCGGTCAGACCGGTGACATCGAGTGGAACCAGCCGCTCTCCGCAGGCGGTTGGATCATGCTTCGCGCCGCACCCAGTTTCAGGAACGCAGGCGGGACGTTGATTTCCAAGGTGGATAGCAATAACCATATGCGCGGATGGGATCTCTTCGTGAATCGCGGCGTGCTCAACCTGCAACTGGCAGACGAAGGGCCGACTGGCCTTGTGGTGAAGGATCCCGCGCCGGTGAAGGCAGCACAGCAGGCCTTTCACTATGACGACCCTCATCCTCGTCCCAAGCCAGCTCCCAAGAAGCCTGATCCAAAGAAGGCTGATCCCAAAAAGATGGCAGCGGCGCCACCTCCTGAGGAGAAGAAACCGGGGCGTGCGATTCGTGTCGCCGCAGTAGTACCCATTCCTTCTGATGGTTCCTGGAAACACATCCTCTTTACCTACGATGGTTCGGGTAAGGCTGCGGGCATCAAACTTTACGTCGATGGCAAGTCGATAGCGACAACAGTCGTCGTGGACAATCTTCGCCCGAACGACAAGGCGCAGCCACCTACTATTCGGACGCAAGCGCCGATGATGATTGGCTGGCGTTATCCCGAGGGCAACCCCGCGCATGACACGCGATATCAGGATCTTCGACTGTACAAGCGCGCTCTGACGCCGGACGAGATGGCTCTGCTGCCTTATGAAGACTATGCCGCAGAGCTGGTGGCCAAGCAGACCACGCACTGGAACGCAGACCAATGGCACGCAATGGGCGAGTTCTATCTGAACCACGTCAACGCGGATACGATGGCAAAGCAGGCTGAGATCGCAAAGCTCGACGGCGAACTTGCCAAGCTATCGGAGGGCGGAGAACTCTCCATGGTCTCCTCTGAAAAGCCTTCGATCCCATATGCCGATGTTCTGACACGAGGTGTCTACACCGCACGTGCTGAGCGTGTCGCTGCCAACACGCCGCACTACCTCCCGGCATTGCCTGCGAACATGCTGCATAATCGCCTCGCACTGGCGAAGTGGACAGTCAGTCCTCAGAATCCGCTGACCGCTCGAGTTACTGTCAATCGCATGTGGTACGAAGTCTTCGGCACGGGTCTTGTGGAGACCACAGAAGACTTCGGCATCATGGGCGGTCGTCCTTCGCATCCCGAATTGCTTGACTGGCTTGCCGTCGAGTTTCGTGAGAGCGGATGGGACATGAAACACATGTACAAGTTGATGGTGATGTCGGAGGCGTATCGCCAAAGCGCGGTGACTCGGCCCGATCAACTAAAGAGAGATCCTCGAAATCTACTGCTGGCGCATGGTCCGCGATTCCGCATGGATGCAGAGATGCTGCGTGATGTCGCGCTTCAGAGCAGCGGCTTGCTTGTGAACAAGATCGGTGGCCCGAGTGTGAAGCCGTATCAACCTGCGAACGTTTGGGAGCAGGTGAGCCACCCCCGGGCCGATACGGCAAAGTATGAGCAGGACCATGGTGACGCACTCTATCGCCGCAGCATGTACACCTACTGGAAGCGCATGGCTGTCGCGCCAGATATGGATGCGTTCGATGCACCGATGCGTGACGGGGCATGCACACGCAGACAGCGCACGGACACGCCTCTGCAGGCGCTGGTCACCATGGACGATGTGCAGTGGGTGGAGGCATCGCGAGCGCTTGCGCAGCGCGTGATCAAACAGGGGGGACGGCAACCAGAGCAGCGAATTCGCTTTTTGAGCAATATTCTCCTTGCCCGTGATCCATCGCCAAAAACAACGGCAGTATTAATGGCTTCGCTCGACAAGATGCAGAAGCATTATGCGACCGACGCGAAGGCTGCAACCCAGCTTGTCTCAGTCGGCGAAATGAAGCGTGATACGTCCATCTCCGCATCGGAGCTCGCGGCATGGACTATGGTTGCCAGCGAAATGTTGAACCTGGACGAGACGTTGACGAAGTAA
- a CDS encoding protein-disulfide reductase DsbD domain-containing protein — protein sequence MKKRQSLLGCLFLLLALTTLLNGQKPYEIVKWNAAVTKSTTTSVTVALSATIQDGWHVYALSQPAGGPMALKITIPTGAPFALQAPVPETSVIRHEDPTFKMETAYYLTAVKLAFDVKKEAKAGTASIPLDVRFQACNDRLCLPPYTAHLLAPLESK from the coding sequence ATGAAGAAGCGACAAAGCCTTCTCGGATGCCTCTTTCTACTGCTTGCTCTCACGACGCTTCTTAATGGTCAGAAGCCTTACGAAATCGTGAAGTGGAATGCGGCGGTAACAAAGTCCACCACCACTTCTGTAACGGTAGCGCTCTCGGCAACGATTCAGGATGGCTGGCATGTGTATGCCCTCTCGCAGCCAGCGGGTGGTCCCATGGCGCTGAAGATCACCATTCCTACGGGGGCGCCGTTTGCCTTGCAAGCTCCCGTACCCGAAACGAGCGTGATCCGTCACGAAGATCCCACTTTTAAAATGGAGACCGCCTACTATCTCACCGCTGTGAAGCTGGCCTTCGATGTGAAGAAGGAGGCGAAGGCCGGAACTGCTTCGATACCTCTCGATGTCCGTTTCCAGGCATGTAATGACAGGCTTTGCCTGCCACCCTACACAGCCCATCTTTTGGCTCCTCTGGAGAGCAAGTGA
- a CDS encoding redoxin domain-containing protein → MRRNLILIQAALATASSLAFAQTAPAPPAAPGATKTVPMSANLEHPLMPIGTDAPDFALTGTDDKIHTLSEFSKGKVLVVMFESVHCPVSENYEGRMRALYDTYHGKGVEFIAINPNNPKAVRLDELGYTDLTDAPDDMKIRVRDRQIPWPYVSDGQTQTTAQKFGAVATPHVFIFDQDRKLRYEGRIDDNQNQSLVKVHDANDAIEALLSGGTVAVPHRPAFGCSTKWLSKTGDVDREMAKIHAEPVALTPTSAAEMTALRANNTDKVTVVHFWSTTVPNGEKDFAALQTTYRMYRGRAYDFVTVNTDGSAKTTQATDFLHAQYASSRNLQLAATDMKAVSDAFGTTLSANEEFTAVIAPGGKVVYTHKGPLDVLELRHAVLANFTDNPHYPGQAEYWASRTK, encoded by the coding sequence ATGCGTCGCAATCTAATTCTTATACAGGCAGCGCTCGCCACCGCCTCGTCCCTGGCCTTTGCTCAAACTGCGCCTGCCCCTCCAGCGGCACCTGGTGCCACCAAGACCGTTCCGATGAGCGCTAACCTCGAGCATCCGCTGATGCCCATTGGGACTGACGCGCCGGATTTTGCATTGACGGGAACGGACGACAAGATTCACACACTATCGGAGTTCAGCAAAGGCAAAGTGCTCGTGGTGATGTTCGAGTCGGTTCATTGTCCAGTCTCTGAGAACTACGAAGGACGTATGCGCGCCTTGTACGACACGTATCACGGCAAAGGCGTGGAGTTTATTGCCATCAATCCGAACAATCCAAAGGCGGTGCGTTTGGATGAGCTTGGCTATACGGATCTGACGGACGCACCGGACGATATGAAGATTCGGGTGCGAGATCGCCAGATTCCCTGGCCATATGTCTCAGACGGACAAACACAAACCACAGCGCAAAAGTTCGGAGCTGTGGCGACACCTCATGTCTTCATCTTTGATCAGGATCGTAAGCTTCGCTATGAAGGCCGAATCGATGACAACCAGAACCAAAGCCTGGTGAAGGTGCACGATGCAAACGATGCTATCGAAGCCTTGCTCTCAGGGGGCACCGTCGCGGTTCCGCATAGACCTGCCTTCGGATGTTCGACCAAGTGGTTGTCAAAAACAGGCGACGTCGACCGTGAGATGGCGAAGATTCACGCGGAGCCGGTTGCGTTGACGCCGACTTCTGCCGCCGAGATGACGGCGCTTCGCGCAAACAATACCGATAAGGTCACCGTGGTGCACTTCTGGAGCACAACGGTTCCAAACGGCGAGAAGGATTTTGCAGCTCTGCAAACCACCTATCGCATGTACCGAGGACGAGCCTACGACTTCGTGACTGTGAATACCGATGGGTCGGCAAAGACGACTCAAGCAACCGACTTCCTGCATGCGCAATATGCCTCCAGCCGCAACTTGCAGTTAGCTGCCACAGACATGAAGGCGGTGAGCGATGCTTTCGGCACGACGTTGAGTGCTAACGAAGAGTTCACCGCGGTAATCGCGCCGGGTGGCAAGGTCGTTTACACACATAAAGGCCCCTTGGATGTTCTTGAGCTGCGTCATGCAGTTTTGGCGAACTTTACAGACAACCCTCACTATCCCGGCCAGGCGGAGTACTGGGCGTCGCGCACAAAGTAG
- a CDS encoding redoxin domain-containing protein gives MRTKFYVFLFILFGSLAVSWLSAAARLLTPGQPLPSFKLTGTDGVVYTPEDWKQSKVLVVAFLCNHCTASQVYEARLNGMAQRFNSAGVAVIAIQSSNPAAVTERDLAWSDVGDSLEDMKERAEFRKFRFPYLYDGDTGSTAQAFGATVAPYIFIFDAARKLRYEGRIDSDPSDGQSTVHNASDAIEALLADKPVKLSTTTAVGCKLHLGATTNAKSMPESRPIDVTLASAEMLTALRRNPTGKLLLINFYATWCGPCVTEFPDLMATNRMYRDRGLAFTTVSSNVPAEKPEVLAFLRKMNATTTNLLYGSDDTYAMQDAFDPNAGSAVPVTVLLSPRGDVLFHEQGEIDLMEIRRAILANLPDDPDHVGAQAYWAAK, from the coding sequence GTGCGCACAAAATTCTACGTTTTCCTTTTTATTCTGTTCGGTTCCCTGGCGGTTTCGTGGCTGTCTGCAGCGGCAAGGCTATTGACGCCCGGTCAGCCACTGCCGTCATTCAAGCTGACCGGGACAGACGGTGTCGTCTACACACCTGAAGATTGGAAACAGAGCAAAGTACTCGTCGTCGCCTTCCTATGCAACCACTGCACGGCTTCACAGGTGTACGAAGCGCGGCTGAATGGGATGGCGCAGCGATTTAACTCTGCGGGAGTTGCGGTCATCGCGATTCAATCCAGCAATCCAGCGGCGGTTACGGAGAGGGATCTTGCCTGGTCTGACGTGGGCGACAGTCTTGAGGATATGAAGGAGCGTGCGGAGTTTCGTAAGTTCCGCTTTCCTTATCTCTATGATGGCGATACAGGTAGCACTGCGCAGGCTTTTGGTGCGACCGTGGCTCCATACATCTTCATCTTCGACGCAGCTCGCAAACTGCGATATGAGGGTAGGATCGATAGCGATCCGTCCGATGGGCAAAGCACAGTGCACAACGCATCCGATGCGATTGAAGCATTGCTTGCGGACAAACCGGTCAAGTTGTCGACGACGACAGCGGTTGGATGCAAGTTACATCTGGGAGCGACGACGAACGCAAAGTCGATGCCGGAGTCGAGGCCAATCGACGTGACCCTTGCCAGCGCGGAGATGCTGACGGCGCTTCGCCGGAATCCCACCGGGAAGTTACTGTTGATCAACTTCTATGCCACCTGGTGTGGCCCGTGTGTCACAGAGTTTCCGGACCTTATGGCGACCAACCGGATGTATCGCGACCGGGGACTCGCGTTCACCACGGTATCTTCCAATGTCCCTGCGGAGAAGCCTGAGGTTCTTGCCTTCCTGCGTAAGATGAATGCCACGACGACGAACCTGCTCTACGGTTCCGATGATACCTATGCCATGCAGGACGCGTTTGATCCTAACGCTGGTTCCGCAGTACCCGTGACCGTGCTCCTGTCCCCGCGCGGGGATGTTCTCTTTCATGAACAAGGCGAAATTGACTTGATGGAAATTCGTCGTGCGATACTCGCTAACCTTCCTGACGATCCGGATCACGTGGGGGCGCAAGCCTACTGGGCGGCGAAATAG
- a CDS encoding MarC family protein: protein MIVWSSFLIAFSALLPLVNPLSSALVFLGLVGEAPPSVYRALARKIAINTVCFLAVFELLGSAILNFFGISLPIVQVAGGIVIAAIGWSVLNAKDSEASANDKREEAQLSSLRRFDSLQDKAFYPFTFPVTAGPGTLVVLLTLSARFSDGTRSSVVFGHLGLFIAIFVLSVAVYYCYANAPIITKAIAPSTAHGILRVVAFILLCIGVQILWNGLSSLLLTVIHHR, encoded by the coding sequence TTGATCGTTTGGAGTTCGTTTCTGATCGCGTTCAGCGCGTTGTTGCCGCTCGTCAATCCGCTCAGCTCAGCCCTTGTGTTCCTCGGACTCGTCGGAGAGGCACCGCCGTCTGTCTATCGCGCGCTTGCCCGGAAGATCGCGATCAATACAGTCTGTTTCCTCGCAGTCTTTGAGCTGCTTGGTTCAGCCATTCTCAACTTTTTCGGGATATCTCTTCCGATTGTCCAGGTAGCGGGCGGCATCGTCATTGCTGCCATCGGCTGGTCGGTTCTGAATGCTAAGGATTCCGAAGCATCCGCTAATGACAAGCGGGAAGAGGCGCAGCTCAGTTCTCTTCGAAGATTCGATAGCCTTCAAGACAAAGCCTTTTATCCCTTCACGTTTCCTGTCACAGCGGGGCCAGGAACACTTGTCGTGTTGCTGACCTTGAGCGCACGTTTCTCCGATGGAACCCGTAGTTCCGTGGTGTTCGGACATTTAGGGCTTTTCATTGCAATCTTTGTGCTGAGCGTGGCTGTCTATTATTGCTATGCGAATGCGCCCATCATCACCAAGGCGATTGCGCCGTCGACCGCGCATGGCATCTTGCGAGTGGTCGCTTTCATACTGCTTTGCATCGGCGTCCAGATTCTTTGGAATGGTCTATCCTCGCTTCTACTCACTGTGATCCATCACCGATGA